CGCCTGAATTGGCAACACGCCCCCCGAAACATCCTGCGTCATTCCTCATGCACCGCAACAAACACCAATAGTGCCGCACTGCCGCATCACACAATCTTCTTGACTCATTGCTCAACGGACGTTTTAAATCGGACAGGATTTATTGAAACGGAATTCCGCCAAGCAGAACAAAACCCTTTCAATACAGAACAAATCTCCGGAGGAGAACCACATGGTGGACAAGCGACTAGCCTCGGTATTCGGACTGGCAACCGTCAGCGCGCTTGCACTGACGGGTTGTTTCAGTAGTAGTAGTGATGACGACGACACGGTGGAAACCGCGGAACGCGAACATGACGAGCGAAGCTTCAGTGTTGAAGAGTCTCTTTCTTTCGAGGGCGACGCCGAAGGAGCCAACGAAGCCGTACAGAGTGCGATGCGCTACTGGGGGACGTACGACGGCATTCAAGGGGAAGCGGGGTACACCGTGGAGATCCCCGAAGGCTGGGATGGCGACGGGCTGATCATGTGGACTCGTGGTTTCGGCGGTGAAGGCGAGGAGCTCCCCGGGGTCGTCCCCAGAGTGGCATTCCGGAACGCCGTCATCGAAGCCGGTTACGCATGGGCGGCGTCGACCTATTCGGCGAATTTCTACGACGTCCGCGCGGCGATAGAGGATACCAACACTTTGGCCATCAACGTGGTCGATTTTATCGAAGCCGACGGTGGCCCATCTTACGACGAGCCGGCACAGTTTTTGATTGCCGGTAATTCTCTGGGTGGTCACACTGCTGCGGCCGCAGTCGAGCGGGAGACGCTCGAGAGAGCCGCCACGCCAGTGGCGTACGAGGGTGCACTACCCCTTTGCCAGGCGGAGCAGAACCAGTTCCAGTGGCTCGGCGACTACACCCGTGTCGCCCACCTACTGGCCGGCTTCGATGACGCCGAGCACCAGGATTTTCCGGAAGATCTGCCCATGGTCCTGGCGGCTCTTTTCGAACTCGACGGCGACAATAATCCGATTTTCTCCGAACCCACTGACCAGGGCGAACGGCTGAAGCAAGTCGCTAGAGAGCTGACAGGCGGTGACCGGCCGATCTTCGAGGAAGGCTTCGCGCAGTCCACTTGGCAGTTCGCGGTCCTGGGAACCGGCGGCGGTGACGGCACGGTAACCGGCATCCTTGCCCGCAACATCTACGACAACACCGATCGCACCTACGCCGACGAAG
The DNA window shown above is from Aquisalimonas sp. 2447 and carries:
- a CDS encoding alpha/beta hydrolase — translated: MVDKRLASVFGLATVSALALTGCFSSSSDDDDTVETAEREHDERSFSVEESLSFEGDAEGANEAVQSAMRYWGTYDGIQGEAGYTVEIPEGWDGDGLIMWTRGFGGEGEELPGVVPRVAFRNAVIEAGYAWAASTYSANFYDVRAAIEDTNTLAINVVDFIEADGGPSYDEPAQFLIAGNSLGGHTAAAAVERETLERAATPVAYEGALPLCQAEQNQFQWLGDYTRVAHLLAGFDDAEHQDFPEDLPMVLAALFELDGDNNPIFSEPTDQGERLKQVARELTGGDRPIFEEGFAQSTWQFAVLGTGGGDGTVTGILARNIYDNTDRTYADEVVDMEITRVAADDGVNPLRDDGVRWLPLIKGEFDVPVLTMHTLGDFFVPFEHQKLYRQRAEDNGNGDMLVQRAIRAPGHCDFADPEIETAVADFLGWVNDDDEPAGDPMDEASIADDDYGCEFTAIERPGLPQCSEG